Proteins from a genomic interval of Oncorhynchus mykiss isolate Arlee chromosome 21, USDA_OmykA_1.1, whole genome shotgun sequence:
- the LOC110499732 gene encoding dual specificity tyrosine-phosphorylation-regulated kinase 2 isoform X2 — protein sequence MPYFQGKGGEICQLQSSPGIGVGGPRAGAATDPPSPVTLPPLRNIKSLTVGSNKHTMSDHMHAGNHQQIHVQQLFEENSNKRTVLTAQPNGLTSVGRAGLPLPDRQQPDVTTAQCRQGSSASLKSTDSKPQPATLTPEQAMKQFMPKLTAFEHHEIFSYPEVYFAGPNAKKRPGVIGGSNNGGYDDDQGSYVQVPHDHVSYRYEVLKVIGKGSFGQVVKAYDHKAHCHVALKMVRNEKRFHRQAAEEIRILEHLRKQDKDSTMNVIHMLENFTFRNHICMTFELLSMNLYELIKKNKFQGFSLPLVRKFAHSILQCLDSLHKNRIIHCDLKPENILLKQQGRSGIKVIDFGSSCYEHQRVYTYIQSRFYRAPEVILGSRYGMPIDMWSLGCILAELLTGYPLLPGEDEGDQLACVIELLGMPSQKLLDSSKRAKNFVSSKGYPRYCAVTTLPDGSVVLNGGRSRRGKLRGPPGSKEWVTALKGCDDPLFLDFIKQCLEWDPAVRMSPSQALRHPWLRRRLPKPPTGDKTAVKRITDGGSGAITSISKLPPTSGSTSKIRTNLAQMTDANGNIQQRTVLPKLVS from the coding sequence GTTGGAAGCAATAAGCACACCATGAGTGACCACATGCACGCGGGGAACCACCAACAGATCCACGTCCAACAGCTGTTTGAGGAGAACAGCAACAAACGGACAGTGTTGACTGCCCAGCCCAATGGGTTGACCTCTGTGGGCCGGGCAGGTCTACCGCTGCCTGACCGACAGCAGCCCGACGTCACCACGGCCCAGTGTCGGCAGGGCAGCTCAGCCTCCCTCAAGTCCACCGACAGCAAGCCCCAGCCGGCCACCCTGACCCCGGAGCAGGCCATGAAGCAGTTCATGCCCAAGCTTACGGCCTTCGAGCACCACGAGATCTTCAGTTACCCAGAGGTGTATTTCGCTGGACCCAACGCCAAGAAGAGGCCGGGGGTGATCGGGGGATCCAACAACGGAGGCTACGACGACGATCAGGGCTCCTACGTCCAGGTGCCCCACGACCACGTCTCCTACCGCTACGAGGTCCTCAAGGTGATTGGCAAGGGCAGTTTCGGTCAGGTGGTGAAGGCCTACGACCACAAGGCCCACTGCCACGTGGCGCTGAAGATGGTGAGGAACGAGAAGAGGTTCCACCGCCAGGCGGCCGAGGAGATCCGGATCCTGGAGCACCTGAGGAAGCAGGACAAAGACTCCACCATGAACGTGATCCACATGCTGGAGAACTTCACATTCCGTAACCACATCTGCATGACCTTTGAACTCCTCAGCATGAACCTCTACGAGCTCATCAAGAAGAACAAGTTCCAGGGCTTCAGCTTGCCGCTCGTCAGGAAGTTCGCCCACTCTATCCTGCAGTGTCTGGACTCGCTGCACAAGAACCGTATCATCCACTGTGACCTGAAGCCAGAGAACATTCTCCTGAAGCAGCAGGGACGCAGCGGGATCAAGGTCATCGACTTTGGCTCCAGCTGCTACGAGCACCAGCGGGTTTACACCTACATCCAGTCTCGTTTTTACAGAGCTCCCGAGGTCATCCTGGGGTCACGCTATGGGATGCCTATTGACATGTGGAGCCTGGGCTGCATCTTAGCGGAGTTGCTCACTGGGTACCCTCTCCTGCCGGGCGAAGACGAAGGGGACCAACTGGCATGCGTCATCGAGCTGCTGGGCATGCCCTCGCAGAAACTTCTGGACTCTTCCAAGAGAGCCAAGAACTTTGTGAGCTCCAAGGGTTACCCCCGGTACTGCGCGGTGACGACCCTGCCGGACGGCTCGGTGGTGCTGAACGGGGGGCGCTCCCGCCGGGGCAAACTGAGGGGACCCCCGGGGAGCAAGGAGTGGGTGACGGCCTTGAAGGGCTGCGACGACCCCCTGTTCCTGGACTTCATCAAGCAGTGTCTGGAGTGGGACCCTGCCGTGCGCATGTCCCCCAGCCAGGCCCTCAGACACCCCTGGCTCAGGAGGCGCTTGCCCAAACCTCCCACGGGGGACAAAACAGCGGTGAAGCGTATCACCGACGGGGGCTCTGGCGCTATCACATCAATCTCCAAATTACCTCCCACCTCGGGCTCCACCTCCAAGATAAGGACTAACCTGGCACAAATGACGGACGCTAACGGGAACATCCAACAGAGGACAGTGTTGCCAAAACTAGTCAGTTGA
- the LOC110499732 gene encoding dual specificity tyrosine-phosphorylation-regulated kinase 2 isoform X3, which translates to MSDHMHAGNHQQIHVQQLFEENSNKRTVLTAQPNGLTSVGRAGLPLPDRQQPDVTTAQCRQGSSASLKSTDSKPQPATLTPEQAMKQFMPKLTAFEHHEIFSYPEVYFAGPNAKKRPGVIGGSNNGGYDDDQGSYVQVPHDHVSYRYEVLKVIGKGSFGQVVKAYDHKAHCHVALKMVRNEKRFHRQAAEEIRILEHLRKQDKDSTMNVIHMLENFTFRNHICMTFELLSMNLYELIKKNKFQGFSLPLVRKFAHSILQCLDSLHKNRIIHCDLKPENILLKQQGRSGIKVIDFGSSCYEHQRVYTYIQSRFYRAPEVILGSRYGMPIDMWSLGCILAELLTGYPLLPGEDEGDQLACVIELLGMPSQKLLDSSKRAKNFVSSKGYPRYCAVTTLPDGSVVLNGGRSRRGKLRGPPGSKEWVTALKGCDDPLFLDFIKQCLEWDPAVRMSPSQALRHPWLRRRLPKPPTGDKTAVKRITDGGSGAITSISKLPPTSGSTSKIRTNLAQMTDANGNIQQRTVLPKLVS; encoded by the coding sequence ATGAGTGACCACATGCACGCGGGGAACCACCAACAGATCCACGTCCAACAGCTGTTTGAGGAGAACAGCAACAAACGGACAGTGTTGACTGCCCAGCCCAATGGGTTGACCTCTGTGGGCCGGGCAGGTCTACCGCTGCCTGACCGACAGCAGCCCGACGTCACCACGGCCCAGTGTCGGCAGGGCAGCTCAGCCTCCCTCAAGTCCACCGACAGCAAGCCCCAGCCGGCCACCCTGACCCCGGAGCAGGCCATGAAGCAGTTCATGCCCAAGCTTACGGCCTTCGAGCACCACGAGATCTTCAGTTACCCAGAGGTGTATTTCGCTGGACCCAACGCCAAGAAGAGGCCGGGGGTGATCGGGGGATCCAACAACGGAGGCTACGACGACGATCAGGGCTCCTACGTCCAGGTGCCCCACGACCACGTCTCCTACCGCTACGAGGTCCTCAAGGTGATTGGCAAGGGCAGTTTCGGTCAGGTGGTGAAGGCCTACGACCACAAGGCCCACTGCCACGTGGCGCTGAAGATGGTGAGGAACGAGAAGAGGTTCCACCGCCAGGCGGCCGAGGAGATCCGGATCCTGGAGCACCTGAGGAAGCAGGACAAAGACTCCACCATGAACGTGATCCACATGCTGGAGAACTTCACATTCCGTAACCACATCTGCATGACCTTTGAACTCCTCAGCATGAACCTCTACGAGCTCATCAAGAAGAACAAGTTCCAGGGCTTCAGCTTGCCGCTCGTCAGGAAGTTCGCCCACTCTATCCTGCAGTGTCTGGACTCGCTGCACAAGAACCGTATCATCCACTGTGACCTGAAGCCAGAGAACATTCTCCTGAAGCAGCAGGGACGCAGCGGGATCAAGGTCATCGACTTTGGCTCCAGCTGCTACGAGCACCAGCGGGTTTACACCTACATCCAGTCTCGTTTTTACAGAGCTCCCGAGGTCATCCTGGGGTCACGCTATGGGATGCCTATTGACATGTGGAGCCTGGGCTGCATCTTAGCGGAGTTGCTCACTGGGTACCCTCTCCTGCCGGGCGAAGACGAAGGGGACCAACTGGCATGCGTCATCGAGCTGCTGGGCATGCCCTCGCAGAAACTTCTGGACTCTTCCAAGAGAGCCAAGAACTTTGTGAGCTCCAAGGGTTACCCCCGGTACTGCGCGGTGACGACCCTGCCGGACGGCTCGGTGGTGCTGAACGGGGGGCGCTCCCGCCGGGGCAAACTGAGGGGACCCCCGGGGAGCAAGGAGTGGGTGACGGCCTTGAAGGGCTGCGACGACCCCCTGTTCCTGGACTTCATCAAGCAGTGTCTGGAGTGGGACCCTGCCGTGCGCATGTCCCCCAGCCAGGCCCTCAGACACCCCTGGCTCAGGAGGCGCTTGCCCAAACCTCCCACGGGGGACAAAACAGCGGTGAAGCGTATCACCGACGGGGGCTCTGGCGCTATCACATCAATCTCCAAATTACCTCCCACCTCGGGCTCCACCTCCAAGATAAGGACTAACCTGGCACAAATGACGGACGCTAACGGGAACATCCAACAGAGGACAGTGTTGCCAAAACTAGTCAGTTGA
- the LOC110499732 gene encoding dual specificity tyrosine-phosphorylation-regulated kinase 2 isoform X1, translating into MLSKKPCAAVYPTGKGGEICQLQSSPGIGVGGPRAGAATDPPSPVTLPPLRNIKSLTVGSNKHTMSDHMHAGNHQQIHVQQLFEENSNKRTVLTAQPNGLTSVGRAGLPLPDRQQPDVTTAQCRQGSSASLKSTDSKPQPATLTPEQAMKQFMPKLTAFEHHEIFSYPEVYFAGPNAKKRPGVIGGSNNGGYDDDQGSYVQVPHDHVSYRYEVLKVIGKGSFGQVVKAYDHKAHCHVALKMVRNEKRFHRQAAEEIRILEHLRKQDKDSTMNVIHMLENFTFRNHICMTFELLSMNLYELIKKNKFQGFSLPLVRKFAHSILQCLDSLHKNRIIHCDLKPENILLKQQGRSGIKVIDFGSSCYEHQRVYTYIQSRFYRAPEVILGSRYGMPIDMWSLGCILAELLTGYPLLPGEDEGDQLACVIELLGMPSQKLLDSSKRAKNFVSSKGYPRYCAVTTLPDGSVVLNGGRSRRGKLRGPPGSKEWVTALKGCDDPLFLDFIKQCLEWDPAVRMSPSQALRHPWLRRRLPKPPTGDKTAVKRITDGGSGAITSISKLPPTSGSTSKIRTNLAQMTDANGNIQQRTVLPKLVS; encoded by the coding sequence GTTGGAAGCAATAAGCACACCATGAGTGACCACATGCACGCGGGGAACCACCAACAGATCCACGTCCAACAGCTGTTTGAGGAGAACAGCAACAAACGGACAGTGTTGACTGCCCAGCCCAATGGGTTGACCTCTGTGGGCCGGGCAGGTCTACCGCTGCCTGACCGACAGCAGCCCGACGTCACCACGGCCCAGTGTCGGCAGGGCAGCTCAGCCTCCCTCAAGTCCACCGACAGCAAGCCCCAGCCGGCCACCCTGACCCCGGAGCAGGCCATGAAGCAGTTCATGCCCAAGCTTACGGCCTTCGAGCACCACGAGATCTTCAGTTACCCAGAGGTGTATTTCGCTGGACCCAACGCCAAGAAGAGGCCGGGGGTGATCGGGGGATCCAACAACGGAGGCTACGACGACGATCAGGGCTCCTACGTCCAGGTGCCCCACGACCACGTCTCCTACCGCTACGAGGTCCTCAAGGTGATTGGCAAGGGCAGTTTCGGTCAGGTGGTGAAGGCCTACGACCACAAGGCCCACTGCCACGTGGCGCTGAAGATGGTGAGGAACGAGAAGAGGTTCCACCGCCAGGCGGCCGAGGAGATCCGGATCCTGGAGCACCTGAGGAAGCAGGACAAAGACTCCACCATGAACGTGATCCACATGCTGGAGAACTTCACATTCCGTAACCACATCTGCATGACCTTTGAACTCCTCAGCATGAACCTCTACGAGCTCATCAAGAAGAACAAGTTCCAGGGCTTCAGCTTGCCGCTCGTCAGGAAGTTCGCCCACTCTATCCTGCAGTGTCTGGACTCGCTGCACAAGAACCGTATCATCCACTGTGACCTGAAGCCAGAGAACATTCTCCTGAAGCAGCAGGGACGCAGCGGGATCAAGGTCATCGACTTTGGCTCCAGCTGCTACGAGCACCAGCGGGTTTACACCTACATCCAGTCTCGTTTTTACAGAGCTCCCGAGGTCATCCTGGGGTCACGCTATGGGATGCCTATTGACATGTGGAGCCTGGGCTGCATCTTAGCGGAGTTGCTCACTGGGTACCCTCTCCTGCCGGGCGAAGACGAAGGGGACCAACTGGCATGCGTCATCGAGCTGCTGGGCATGCCCTCGCAGAAACTTCTGGACTCTTCCAAGAGAGCCAAGAACTTTGTGAGCTCCAAGGGTTACCCCCGGTACTGCGCGGTGACGACCCTGCCGGACGGCTCGGTGGTGCTGAACGGGGGGCGCTCCCGCCGGGGCAAACTGAGGGGACCCCCGGGGAGCAAGGAGTGGGTGACGGCCTTGAAGGGCTGCGACGACCCCCTGTTCCTGGACTTCATCAAGCAGTGTCTGGAGTGGGACCCTGCCGTGCGCATGTCCCCCAGCCAGGCCCTCAGACACCCCTGGCTCAGGAGGCGCTTGCCCAAACCTCCCACGGGGGACAAAACAGCGGTGAAGCGTATCACCGACGGGGGCTCTGGCGCTATCACATCAATCTCCAAATTACCTCCCACCTCGGGCTCCACCTCCAAGATAAGGACTAACCTGGCACAAATGACGGACGCTAACGGGAACATCCAACAGAGGACAGTGTTGCCAAAACTAGTCAGTTGA